One part of the Mycolicibacterium aromaticivorans JS19b1 = JCM 16368 genome encodes these proteins:
- the urtE gene encoding urea ABC transporter ATP-binding subunit UrtE, whose product MLQLIDIRTGYGRSQVIHSISIEVPSDGVAAVMGHNGAGKTTLLRAAVGLLKCSAGQVLLHGEDVTKLRPNARVARGLAYVPQGQQSFGQLTTAENLQVVADGRKGGKQLIDEQLDLFPALKELLTRRAGLLSGGQRQQLAIARALITSPKILILDEPTEGIQPSVVAEIEAAITALTRRGDLGVLLVEQHIGFALESAQRYYILEAGRVTSSGTGGSASESDVRAAMAI is encoded by the coding sequence GTGTTGCAACTCATCGATATCCGCACCGGATACGGACGCTCGCAGGTTATCCACTCCATCAGTATCGAGGTGCCGTCCGACGGCGTGGCCGCCGTGATGGGCCACAACGGGGCAGGCAAGACGACCTTGCTCCGCGCGGCGGTCGGCCTCCTGAAATGCAGCGCCGGCCAGGTACTGCTGCACGGCGAGGATGTGACGAAACTGCGCCCCAACGCCCGGGTGGCCCGCGGGCTCGCCTACGTGCCGCAAGGCCAGCAGTCCTTCGGTCAGCTGACCACCGCCGAGAACCTTCAGGTCGTCGCCGACGGCCGCAAAGGAGGCAAGCAGCTGATCGACGAACAGCTCGACCTGTTCCCCGCGCTCAAGGAATTGTTGACCCGACGCGCCGGTCTGCTCTCCGGCGGCCAGCGCCAGCAGCTGGCGATCGCACGGGCATTGATCACCAGCCCGAAGATCCTGATCCTCGATGAACCCACCGAGGGCATCCAGCCGTCGGTGGTCGCCGAGATCGAGGCGGCGATCACCGCGCTCACCCGCCGGGGCGACCTCGGCGTGCTGCTGGTCGAACAGCACATAGGCTTCGCCCTGGAATCGGCTCAGCGGTACTACATCCTGGAAGCCGGGCGGGTGACATCCAGCGGAACCGGCGGGTCGGCGTCGGAGTCCGATGTCCGCGCGGCGATGGCGATCTAG
- a CDS encoding DUF732 domain-containing protein codes for MTMIKGLLTAAAAAGAIALAGAPSAWAITNAEADYIKDLTSAGIAGDQAALIADGHTICSALAQGADPNTLSQTYFKNSGQISHAQADAAINFAKTDLCPAG; via the coding sequence ATGACAATGATCAAAGGTTTGTTGACGGCGGCTGCTGCCGCCGGGGCTATCGCGCTGGCCGGCGCACCGTCTGCCTGGGCGATCACCAACGCCGAGGCCGACTACATCAAGGATCTGACCAGCGCCGGCATCGCCGGCGACCAGGCGGCGCTGATCGCCGATGGTCACACCATCTGCTCGGCGCTCGCGCAGGGTGCGGACCCGAACACGCTGTCGCAGACCTACTTCAAGAACTCAGGTCAAATCAGCCACGCACAGGCGGATGCGGCGATCAACTTCGCCAAGACCGACCTGTGCCCGGCGGGCTGA
- the urtD gene encoding urea ABC transporter ATP-binding protein UrtD: MTELAEPVAGGNVGMGTEYLEVRGLTVDFDGFKAVNDVDLTLFQGDLRFLIGPNGAGKTTVIDAITGLVPATGSINKSGVDLLGKKVHQIARRGVGRTFQTASVFEQLTVLQNLDIAAGADRSWWTLLRRRHGVLPAIEEALETIGLSDLADRPAGVLAHGQKQWLEIGMLLVQNADVLLLDEPVAGMSGEEREETGNLLRRIGSSRTVVVVEHDMDFMRAFATSVTVLARGQVIAEGSVTEVQANPKVQEVYLGTAAAGDLEAGE, encoded by the coding sequence ATGACCGAACTCGCCGAACCGGTGGCCGGCGGCAATGTCGGCATGGGTACCGAATACCTAGAGGTGCGCGGTCTCACCGTCGACTTCGACGGGTTCAAGGCGGTCAACGACGTCGATCTCACCCTGTTCCAAGGTGATCTGAGATTTCTGATCGGCCCCAACGGGGCCGGCAAGACCACAGTCATCGACGCGATCACCGGCCTGGTGCCGGCCACCGGGTCGATCAACAAGTCGGGCGTGGACCTGCTGGGCAAGAAGGTCCACCAGATCGCCCGGCGCGGGGTCGGGCGAACCTTCCAGACGGCCAGCGTGTTCGAGCAGCTGACTGTGCTGCAGAACCTCGACATCGCCGCAGGCGCCGACCGGTCGTGGTGGACACTGCTGCGCAGGCGGCACGGCGTGCTGCCCGCCATCGAGGAGGCGCTGGAGACCATCGGTCTGTCGGATCTGGCCGACCGGCCCGCCGGCGTGCTCGCCCACGGCCAGAAGCAGTGGCTGGAGATCGGCATGCTGCTGGTTCAGAACGCCGACGTGCTGCTGCTCGACGAACCCGTCGCCGGAATGAGCGGTGAGGAACGCGAGGAGACCGGAAACCTGTTGCGCCGCATCGGGTCCTCGCGCACCGTCGTGGTCGTCGAGCACGATATGGACTTCATGCGGGCGTTCGCGACGTCGGTGACGGTGCTGGCCCGCGGCCAGGTTATTGCCGAAGGGTCGGTCACCGAGGTGCAGGCCAACCCGAAGGTGCAGGAGGTCTACCTCGGCACCGCCGCAGCCGGAGACTTGGAGGCTGGCGAATAG
- the urtA gene encoding urea ABC transporter substrate-binding protein, with the protein MHLRRSALNRSFLAATGVAVTAGLILSGCGSKATETDTAKSDSCVDTSGPTIKVGSLNSLSGTMAISEVTVRDSIKLAVDEINAKGGVLGKQVQIVGEDGASDPAVFAQKAEKLIKNDCVAAVFGGWTSSSRKAMLPVFESNNALLYYPVQYEGLESSKNIFYTGATTNQQIVPALDFLKEKGITSLYLVGSDYVFPQTANRIIKAYAAANGIEIKGEDYTPLGSTDFSTIVNKVRSSNAGAVFNTLNGDSNVAFFKEYTNAGLTPQKMPVVSVSIAEEEVQGIGAQNIAGQLTAWNYYETLDNPVNKAFVKAFKDKYGQNRVTSDPMEAAYVSVYLWKNTVEKGKSFDVKAIQDNCAGVTFDAPEGLVTIDGENHHITKTARIGEIHPDGLIYTIWESPGPITPDPYLKSYPWAKGLSG; encoded by the coding sequence ATGCATCTCCGGCGCTCCGCATTGAATCGATCGTTCTTGGCGGCGACAGGCGTGGCGGTGACGGCAGGCCTGATCCTGTCCGGTTGCGGCAGTAAGGCCACCGAGACCGACACAGCAAAGTCGGATTCATGCGTTGACACGTCCGGGCCCACGATCAAGGTGGGTTCGCTGAACTCACTGTCGGGCACGATGGCCATCTCCGAGGTCACGGTGCGGGACTCGATCAAACTCGCGGTCGACGAGATCAACGCCAAGGGCGGCGTGCTGGGCAAGCAGGTCCAGATCGTCGGTGAGGACGGGGCGTCCGACCCCGCGGTGTTCGCGCAGAAGGCCGAGAAGCTGATCAAGAACGACTGCGTGGCCGCGGTGTTCGGCGGCTGGACCTCCTCGAGCCGTAAGGCCATGCTGCCGGTCTTCGAGAGCAACAACGCGCTGCTCTACTATCCCGTGCAGTACGAGGGTCTGGAATCGTCGAAGAACATCTTCTACACAGGCGCCACCACCAACCAGCAGATCGTCCCTGCGCTCGACTTCCTCAAGGAGAAGGGCATCACCTCGCTGTACCTGGTGGGTAGCGACTATGTGTTCCCGCAGACCGCCAACCGCATCATCAAGGCGTACGCCGCGGCCAACGGCATCGAGATCAAGGGCGAGGACTACACCCCGCTCGGTTCGACGGATTTCTCCACGATCGTGAACAAGGTTCGCTCGTCGAATGCCGGTGCGGTGTTCAACACCCTCAACGGTGACTCCAACGTGGCGTTTTTCAAGGAGTACACCAACGCCGGACTCACGCCGCAGAAGATGCCGGTGGTCTCGGTGTCGATCGCCGAGGAGGAGGTCCAGGGCATCGGCGCGCAGAACATCGCCGGCCAGCTGACCGCGTGGAACTACTACGAGACCCTGGACAATCCGGTGAACAAGGCGTTCGTCAAGGCGTTCAAGGACAAGTACGGGCAGAACCGGGTGACCTCGGATCCGATGGAGGCCGCCTACGTTTCGGTCTACTTGTGGAAGAACACCGTCGAGAAGGGCAAGTCGTTCGACGTCAAGGCGATTCAGGACAACTGCGCCGGCGTGACGTTCGACGCCCCGGAGGGTCTGGTCACCATCGACGGCGAGAACCATCACATCACCAAGACCGCACGGATCGGCGAGATCCATCCAGACGGGCTGATCTACACGATCTGGGAGTCCCCCGGCCCGATCACCCCGGATCCGTACCTGAAGTCCTACCCCTGGGCCAAGGGCCTGTCGGGTTAA
- a CDS encoding catalase family peroxidase — protein sequence MNRPRRGVNTAVNRRSVLVGLGAVGAFLALDLGAVAYANKWIGSGETRKTFLDGFLSVYGRQLGFRKNHAKGVVVTGYFESNGSGGQLSRAAVFQQGQVPVVGRFSLAGGDPHVADTPGAARGLGLAFGFPGSGQWRTAMLNLPVFPDNSARGFYDRLLASKVVPGTKQPDPAVMKAFLTAHPETAAAMAIIKTHPPSAGFADSTFRGLNTFYFVDDAGHRSAVRWSLVPQQGAPAPRSGDANGLFDAVVRQLRDGPLRWRLLVTVAEPGDPLTDPTLPWPDNRRSVEVGTLTLTSAATEAPGNARDINFDPLVLPDGIEPSDDPLLSARSDVYAASYRQRTGEPTSPSAVQVSEVGA from the coding sequence ATGAACCGCCCACGCCGCGGCGTGAACACCGCCGTCAACCGCCGATCGGTTCTGGTGGGGCTCGGGGCCGTCGGCGCGTTCCTGGCCCTCGACCTCGGCGCCGTCGCCTACGCCAACAAATGGATCGGGTCCGGCGAAACCCGAAAGACGTTCCTCGACGGGTTCCTCAGCGTCTACGGACGCCAGCTCGGCTTCCGCAAGAACCACGCCAAGGGCGTCGTCGTCACCGGGTATTTCGAGAGCAACGGCAGCGGCGGGCAGCTCAGCCGTGCCGCCGTGTTCCAGCAGGGTCAGGTGCCCGTCGTCGGCCGGTTTTCCCTCGCAGGCGGTGATCCCCACGTCGCCGACACCCCGGGCGCCGCACGAGGCCTGGGGCTGGCGTTCGGGTTTCCCGGCAGTGGACAATGGCGCACCGCGATGCTGAATCTGCCGGTGTTCCCCGACAATTCAGCGCGCGGGTTCTATGACAGGTTGCTCGCATCCAAGGTCGTCCCCGGTACCAAGCAACCCGACCCCGCCGTGATGAAAGCGTTCCTGACAGCTCACCCGGAGACCGCGGCCGCCATGGCGATCATCAAGACCCACCCGCCGTCAGCCGGCTTCGCCGACAGCACCTTTCGCGGCCTGAACACCTTCTATTTCGTCGACGACGCGGGTCACCGATCGGCGGTGCGGTGGTCGCTCGTACCGCAACAGGGCGCACCGGCACCGCGATCAGGAGACGCCAACGGATTGTTCGACGCGGTGGTGCGCCAGCTGCGCGACGGGCCGCTGCGATGGCGTCTGCTCGTCACCGTCGCCGAGCCGGGCGACCCGCTGACCGACCCCACCCTGCCGTGGCCCGACAACCGGCGCAGCGTCGAGGTGGGCACGCTCACCCTCACCTCGGCGGCTACCGAGGCGCCGGGTAACGCCCGCGACATCAACTTCGATCCGCTGGTCTTGCCCGACGGTATCGAACCGTCCGACGATCCCCTGCTGTCCGCCCGTAGCGACGTCTATGCGGCGTCCTACCGCCAGCGCACCGGCGAACCGACGTCGCCGTCGGCGGTTCAGGTGAGCGAGGTCGGCGCATGA
- the urtB gene encoding urea ABC transporter permease subunit UrtB, with the protein MEVLVGQLATGLSLGSILLLAALGLSLTFGQMGVINMAHGEFIMVGCYTAFVVQKVISNAGASLLFSLIVGFVVGGLLGVLLEVTLIQRMYNRPLDTLLATFGVGLILQQAARSIFGAPAVNVTAPAWLSGGVEILGAVVPKTRIFILALAVVCVAVLAAVLKLSPMGRRIRAVVQNRDLAETSGISSRRTDITTFFIGSGLASVAGVALTLIGSTSSTIGQSYLIDAFLVVVVGGLGQIKGTVIAAFALGLMNSFIEYSTTASLAKVIVFVVIVIFLQARPQGLFTVRTRSLV; encoded by the coding sequence ATGGAAGTCCTTGTCGGACAGCTGGCGACGGGATTGAGCCTCGGCTCGATCCTGTTGCTGGCCGCATTGGGGCTGTCGCTGACGTTCGGCCAGATGGGCGTCATCAACATGGCGCACGGCGAATTCATCATGGTCGGCTGTTACACAGCTTTCGTGGTGCAGAAGGTGATCTCGAATGCCGGGGCATCACTGCTGTTTTCGCTGATCGTCGGATTCGTGGTCGGCGGCCTGCTCGGTGTACTCCTGGAAGTCACGCTGATCCAGCGAATGTACAACCGTCCCCTCGACACCTTGCTGGCGACGTTCGGCGTCGGGCTGATTCTGCAGCAGGCGGCGCGCAGCATCTTCGGCGCGCCCGCGGTGAACGTCACCGCACCGGCGTGGCTGTCCGGCGGCGTGGAGATCCTCGGCGCGGTGGTGCCCAAGACCCGCATCTTCATCCTGGCGCTGGCGGTGGTCTGCGTTGCCGTGCTGGCCGCGGTGCTCAAGCTCAGCCCGATGGGCCGGCGCATCCGGGCCGTCGTACAGAACCGCGATCTTGCTGAGACAAGCGGCATTTCGAGTCGGCGAACCGATATCACGACGTTCTTCATCGGCTCGGGACTGGCCAGCGTGGCAGGCGTCGCCCTCACCCTCATCGGATCGACGAGTTCGACCATCGGCCAGAGTTATCTGATCGACGCGTTCCTGGTGGTCGTCGTCGGCGGGCTCGGCCAGATCAAGGGGACGGTGATCGCCGCGTTCGCGCTCGGTTTGATGAACTCGTTCATCGAGTACAGCACCACCGCGTCGCTGGCCAAGGTCATCGTGTTCGTGGTCATCGTGATCTTCCTGCAGGCGCGCCCGCAAGGCCTGTTCACTGTGCGGACAAGGAGTTTGGTATGA
- the urtC gene encoding urea ABC transporter permease subunit UrtC, protein MRTLVGRWQTWAGFAVAAVILFGIAPAMLTSFRLDLLGQYLCYAIVAAGIGLAWGRGGMLTLGQGVFFGLGAYMMGMHLKIADAEIRKQPVPDFMQIAGIPALPSYWEPFSSAAFTLAAIVVIPTGIAALLGLGVFKRRVKGAYFAILSQALAAALAILLVGQSTVGGSNGLNGFRTFFGFRLSDPVNRQMLYFIAAGTLLVVVAVVRQLMQSRYGELLVAVRDGEERVRFLGYDPATIKVVAYTAAALFASVAGALFAPIIGFITPAQVGVVPSIAFLIGVAIGGRTTLLGPILGAIGVAWAQTAFSERFPSGWTYAQGLLFIVVVGFFPAGLAGVGALLRRRRRTTGVLSAGDAQHAQAETVGAAT, encoded by the coding sequence ATGAGAACCCTTGTCGGCAGGTGGCAGACATGGGCAGGGTTCGCGGTCGCGGCCGTCATACTGTTCGGCATCGCACCCGCGATGCTGACCAGCTTCCGGCTCGACCTGCTGGGCCAGTACCTGTGCTATGCGATCGTGGCCGCCGGCATCGGATTGGCCTGGGGCCGCGGCGGAATGCTCACGCTGGGGCAGGGTGTGTTCTTCGGCCTCGGTGCCTACATGATGGGTATGCATCTCAAGATCGCCGACGCCGAGATCCGTAAACAGCCGGTGCCGGACTTCATGCAGATCGCGGGAATCCCTGCGCTGCCGTCATATTGGGAACCGTTCTCGTCGGCGGCCTTCACCTTGGCGGCGATCGTGGTAATCCCGACCGGCATCGCCGCGCTGCTCGGTCTCGGCGTGTTCAAACGCCGCGTCAAGGGCGCTTACTTCGCGATCCTGTCCCAGGCACTGGCCGCGGCACTGGCGATCCTGCTAGTCGGACAGTCGACCGTGGGTGGCAGCAACGGGCTCAACGGTTTTCGGACCTTCTTCGGGTTCCGGCTTTCCGATCCGGTGAACCGGCAGATGCTGTACTTCATCGCCGCGGGCACGCTGCTGGTGGTGGTGGCGGTGGTGCGCCAGCTGATGCAGAGCCGCTACGGCGAACTCCTGGTTGCGGTACGTGACGGCGAGGAGCGGGTCCGTTTCCTCGGCTACGACCCGGCCACCATCAAAGTTGTCGCCTACACCGCGGCCGCGTTGTTCGCCAGCGTCGCCGGTGCCCTGTTCGCGCCGATCATCGGATTCATCACGCCCGCTCAGGTCGGCGTCGTACCGTCCATCGCCTTCCTGATCGGCGTCGCGATCGGCGGGCGCACCACGCTGCTCGGACCGATTCTCGGCGCCATCGGTGTGGCCTGGGCGCAAACGGCGTTCTCCGAACGATTCCCGTCCGGATGGACCTACGCACAGGGACTGCTGTTCATCGTCGTCGTCGGCTTCTTCCCCGCCGGCCTGGCCGGAGTCGGGGCGCTGTTGCGCCGCCGCCGCCGCACCACGGGCGTCCTCTCCGCGGGCGACGCCCAACACGCTCAGGCCGAGACTGTGGGGGCGGCAACATGA
- a CDS encoding Rv2578c family radical SAM protein codes for MRWSGQGIAVDDGALPGLQRIGFVRSVRTPQFEGVTFHEVLCKSALNKIPAASMLPFSYTVNGYRGCGHACRYCFARPTHEYLELDPGDDFDSEIVVKTNLVEVLRRELTRRSWRRDTVALGTNTDPYQRAEGRYALMPGIIGALADSGTPMSILTKGTLLRRDLDLIADAAQRVPVSVAISLAVGDPDLHRDVEPGTPSPQARLGLIAAVRDAGLDCHVMVAPVMPYLTDSAVHLDGLLGQIAAAGATGVTVFGLHLRSSTRGVFMSWLARSHPELVAPYRQLYRRGAYLPADYRDMLRQRAAPLVAKYKLGGDRRLFTPVAPPEPVARPEPQPTLF; via the coding sequence ATGCGGTGGAGTGGCCAGGGGATAGCGGTCGACGACGGCGCACTGCCCGGCCTTCAGCGCATCGGGTTCGTGCGCAGTGTCCGCACCCCGCAGTTCGAGGGCGTCACTTTCCACGAGGTGCTGTGCAAATCGGCGCTGAACAAGATTCCCGCCGCATCGATGTTGCCGTTCTCGTACACGGTCAACGGCTACCGCGGTTGCGGGCACGCCTGCCGGTACTGCTTCGCTCGGCCCACGCACGAGTACCTCGAACTCGATCCCGGCGACGATTTCGACAGCGAGATCGTGGTGAAGACCAACCTCGTCGAGGTGCTGCGGCGGGAACTGACTCGGCGGTCCTGGCGTCGGGACACCGTGGCATTGGGCACCAACACCGACCCGTATCAGCGTGCCGAGGGTCGGTACGCGCTGATGCCGGGCATCATCGGCGCGCTCGCGGACTCGGGCACGCCGATGTCGATCTTGACCAAGGGAACTCTGCTGCGCCGCGATCTGGACCTGATAGCGGATGCAGCGCAACGGGTTCCGGTGTCGGTGGCGATCTCACTGGCCGTCGGTGACCCCGATTTGCACCGCGATGTCGAGCCGGGAACACCCTCCCCGCAGGCGCGGCTCGGCCTGATCGCCGCTGTGCGTGACGCCGGGCTGGACTGCCACGTGATGGTCGCGCCGGTGATGCCGTATCTGACCGACTCGGCGGTGCATCTCGACGGCCTGCTGGGCCAGATCGCCGCCGCGGGTGCCACCGGCGTCACGGTGTTCGGTCTGCACCTGCGCAGCTCGACCAGGGGAGTGTTCATGAGCTGGCTGGCGCGGTCGCATCCCGAACTCGTTGCGCCGTACCGGCAGTTGTACCGGCGCGGGGCTTATCTGCCTGCCGATTACCGGGACATGTTGCGCCAGCGGGCCGCACCGCTGGTCGCCAAGTACAAGCTCGGCGGTGACCGCCGATTGTTCACTCCGGTCGCCCCGCCCGAACCGGTTGCCCGGCCCGAACCCCAGCCGACGCTGTTCTAG
- a CDS encoding cytochrome b has protein sequence MTAVERYPVRTRILHWLTAALVFGALFIGFVMVNSLSGYGALVGVHVTLGALILIVVAFRAANRFTHRTPPLPATVGSVEQLLVVGSEIGLYVLLLAQPLVGWAMVSASGRPVVLFGFMPLPRIAPFDADLFFLLRQTHSVLAYLLVAAIAAHVSVVLLHTLTLRDRMLSRMTFGGRREATEPD, from the coding sequence ATGACGGCGGTCGAGCGGTACCCGGTCCGCACCCGAATCCTGCACTGGTTGACCGCCGCCCTGGTGTTCGGCGCACTGTTCATCGGGTTCGTGATGGTCAATTCGCTAAGCGGCTACGGCGCTCTGGTGGGTGTGCACGTGACGCTCGGGGCGCTCATCCTGATCGTCGTGGCGTTCCGGGCGGCCAACCGCTTCACCCACCGCACCCCGCCGCTGCCGGCCACCGTGGGGTCCGTCGAGCAGCTGCTGGTGGTCGGCTCCGAAATCGGGCTGTATGTTCTGCTTCTGGCTCAGCCGCTGGTGGGGTGGGCGATGGTGTCGGCAAGCGGACGACCGGTGGTGCTGTTCGGATTCATGCCGCTGCCGCGGATCGCGCCGTTCGACGCCGACTTGTTCTTCCTGCTGCGCCAGACCCACTCCGTCCTTGCCTACCTGCTGGTGGCGGCGATTGCCGCGCACGTCTCGGTGGTGCTGTTACACACCCTCACGCTGCGCGACCGGATGCTGAGCCGAATGACCTTCGGAGGCCGGCGCGAGGCGACCGAACCGGACTGA
- a CDS encoding acyl-CoA dehydrogenase family protein: MTETAISTATESVADFAARARAWLAENMPTIDPDHPPFSVRAEQASWDHAKDLQKRLYAGGFAGICFPREYGGLGLDHAYQKAFDAECRGYEMPLILNVPTFTICAATILDMGTEAQKRERISAAIRGDEILCQLLSEPSGGSDLAGVITRADRRGDTWVVNGAKTWSTSAFAADYGLMLARTDWTVPKHEGLTMFLVPLNSPGITMRRIKEVNGNEEFCEEFFDGLELSDDAVVGEVNKGWEVASRQLFHERRAVGGGSEFASGIGAENASEMPPDHIGLIERTGQSDDPAAQERAGRALVRRIVKEQLINHVGQGIGNGSLPPNAGTLIRLFHAETTELEVDTALAIAGTAGVIDEGGDSSDLADIGVRYLSRQTGSLGGGSSEMARNVIAERILGFPREPAADKGVPFNQVKRGRT, translated from the coding sequence ATGACCGAAACCGCGATCTCCACAGCCACCGAATCGGTCGCCGATTTCGCCGCCAGAGCGCGCGCCTGGCTGGCCGAGAACATGCCGACCATCGATCCCGACCATCCGCCCTTCTCGGTACGCGCCGAGCAAGCATCATGGGATCACGCCAAGGACCTCCAGAAGCGGTTGTACGCCGGCGGTTTCGCCGGAATCTGCTTTCCCCGTGAATACGGCGGGCTCGGGCTGGATCACGCGTATCAGAAAGCATTCGACGCCGAGTGCCGCGGCTACGAGATGCCGTTGATCCTCAATGTGCCGACATTCACGATCTGCGCAGCCACCATTTTGGACATGGGCACCGAAGCCCAGAAACGCGAACGTATTTCGGCGGCGATCCGGGGCGACGAGATCCTGTGCCAGCTGCTGAGCGAACCCAGCGGTGGCTCCGATCTGGCCGGCGTGATCACGCGTGCCGATCGCCGTGGCGACACCTGGGTGGTCAACGGCGCCAAGACCTGGAGCACCAGCGCCTTCGCCGCCGACTACGGCCTGATGCTGGCCCGGACCGACTGGACGGTGCCCAAACACGAGGGCCTGACCATGTTCCTGGTCCCGCTGAACTCCCCCGGTATCACGATGCGCCGGATCAAAGAGGTCAACGGCAACGAGGAATTCTGCGAAGAGTTCTTCGACGGCCTGGAACTGAGCGATGACGCCGTGGTCGGCGAGGTCAACAAGGGCTGGGAAGTGGCCTCCCGCCAGCTGTTTCATGAACGCCGGGCGGTGGGCGGCGGGTCTGAGTTCGCCAGTGGCATCGGCGCGGAGAACGCCAGCGAAATGCCGCCCGACCACATCGGCCTGATCGAGCGCACCGGACAGTCCGACGACCCGGCCGCTCAAGAGCGGGCCGGGCGCGCCCTGGTCCGCCGGATCGTCAAGGAGCAGCTGATCAACCATGTCGGGCAAGGCATAGGTAACGGCTCACTACCGCCCAACGCGGGCACACTGATTCGGCTGTTCCACGCTGAGACCACCGAACTCGAGGTCGACACCGCGCTGGCGATTGCCGGCACCGCCGGTGTCATCGACGAAGGCGGAGATTCCTCCGACCTGGCCGATATCGGGGTGCGGTATCTGTCGCGGCAGACCGGCTCCCTGGGCGGCGGTAGCAGCGAGATGGCGCGCAATGTGATCGCCGAACGCATCCTGGGGTTCCCGCGCGAACCGGCCGCCGACAAGGGTGTGCCGTTCAATCAGGTCAAGCGCGGCCGGACCTGA
- a CDS encoding oxidoreductase: MGTSIALVGPGAIGSTVAAVLHAAGHAVTVCGHTPRDQIEVRPDGKQPILVPGPVLTDPDGIDGPVDVVFLAVKDSQNEQAAGWLQRLCDDHTIVCVLQNGVEQIERVGPFCPSAHIVPAVVWFSAERQPDEWVRLRTEARLVLPDSPDAKSIAAVLGSSEMVVEVDPDFITAAWRKLLFNALAGFMVLARRRSGMFRRPDVAALARRYLAECVTVARAEGARLPDSVIDEVTDMFAAAPEDLTTSMLTDAEAHRRLEWDIRNNVIVRKAAGHGLDTPVGDVLVPLLAAASDGPG, encoded by the coding sequence GTGGGCACCTCGATAGCACTCGTCGGTCCCGGCGCGATCGGTTCTACCGTCGCCGCGGTGTTGCATGCAGCCGGGCATGCGGTCACGGTGTGCGGGCACACCCCGCGCGATCAGATCGAGGTCCGGCCGGATGGCAAGCAGCCGATCCTGGTGCCCGGTCCGGTGCTGACCGACCCGGACGGCATCGACGGTCCGGTGGACGTGGTGTTCCTGGCGGTCAAGGATTCCCAGAACGAGCAGGCGGCCGGCTGGTTGCAGCGCCTGTGCGACGACCACACGATCGTCTGCGTCCTGCAAAACGGTGTCGAACAGATCGAGCGGGTCGGCCCGTTCTGCCCGTCGGCGCATATCGTGCCCGCCGTCGTATGGTTTTCCGCGGAGCGGCAGCCGGACGAGTGGGTGCGGCTGCGCACCGAGGCGCGTCTGGTGTTGCCCGACAGTCCTGATGCGAAAAGCATTGCGGCGGTGCTGGGTTCGTCGGAAATGGTGGTCGAGGTCGACCCCGATTTCATCACTGCGGCGTGGCGCAAACTGTTGTTCAACGCGCTCGCCGGCTTCATGGTGTTGGCCCGGCGGCGGTCCGGAATGTTTCGCCGCCCCGACGTCGCGGCACTTGCACGGCGCTACCTGGCCGAGTGCGTGACCGTGGCCCGCGCGGAGGGCGCCCGGTTGCCCGATTCCGTCATCGACGAGGTGACCGACATGTTCGCGGCTGCGCCCGAGGATCTGACGACGTCGATGCTCACCGACGCCGAAGCGCATCGCCGGCTGGAATGGGACATCCGCAACAACGTCATCGTGCGCAAAGCCGCCGGGCACGGGTTGGACACGCCCGTCGGTGACGTGCTGGTTCCGCTGCTGGCCGCCGCCAGCGACGGGCCGGGCTGA